In Candidatus Binataceae bacterium, a single window of DNA contains:
- a CDS encoding Mur ligase family protein yields MSDATSAESAARIARVPREVRHVHLIGVAGTAMAALAGMLAERGLRVTGSDNQLYEPTASLLKRMRVEVRAGFGPHNLAPPPDLVVVGNVIPRANPEAQALLNSVIPYLSMPEALWHFFLSARRVLMVAGTHGKTTSTAIMAHVLNSAGRDPSMLVGGVARDFASNYRLGAGGDFVIEGDEYDTAFFDKGPKFLHYRPRGTILTAVEFDHADIYRDLEHVKSSFRALAAQMAPEGVLVVSADSSAALEVTEGSRARRITFGLDAGEFRAAAITVDAGGARFSIERGGGAVAEGLRLPIGGRMNVANALGVAVLLGEFGLGAGEIARGLESFRGVVRRQDLLGEARGVAVVDDFAHHPTAIRATLAAIAERFAGRRILAAFEPRSNTARRNVFQAEFAAAFDRAARVYLAPVYFKDNDPIPEGGRLSVEELAAAIGRRGPAAFACASTDDILARILADAYAGDVALIMSNGPFDNLKERLLSALKTSE; encoded by the coding sequence ATGTCTGACGCAACCTCCGCCGAGTCGGCGGCTCGGATCGCGCGGGTGCCGCGCGAGGTCCGCCATGTCCATCTAATCGGCGTCGCCGGCACCGCGATGGCGGCGCTGGCCGGGATGCTGGCCGAGCGCGGCCTCCGCGTCACCGGCTCCGACAACCAGCTCTACGAGCCGACGGCGTCGCTGCTGAAGCGGATGCGCGTCGAGGTGCGAGCCGGCTTCGGCCCGCACAACCTTGCGCCGCCGCCGGATCTGGTCGTGGTCGGCAACGTAATCCCGCGCGCCAATCCGGAAGCGCAGGCCCTGCTCAATAGCGTCATTCCGTATCTTTCGATGCCCGAGGCGCTATGGCATTTCTTTCTGAGCGCCAGACGCGTGCTGATGGTCGCCGGGACGCACGGCAAGACAACTTCGACCGCGATTATGGCGCACGTGCTCAACTCGGCCGGCCGCGATCCCTCGATGCTGGTCGGCGGCGTGGCGCGGGACTTCGCCTCCAACTACCGGCTCGGCGCGGGCGGCGACTTCGTGATCGAAGGCGACGAGTACGACACCGCGTTTTTCGATAAGGGGCCGAAATTTCTCCACTACCGGCCGCGCGGCACGATCCTGACCGCGGTCGAGTTCGACCACGCCGACATCTACCGCGACCTCGAGCACGTGAAGTCCTCGTTCCGCGCGCTGGCGGCGCAGATGGCGCCCGAGGGCGTGCTCGTGGTCTCGGCCGATTCGAGCGCCGCGCTGGAGGTGACCGAGGGTTCGCGCGCGCGGCGGATCACGTTCGGCCTTGATGCGGGCGAGTTTCGCGCCGCGGCGATAACCGTCGACGCGGGCGGCGCGCGCTTTTCGATCGAGCGCGGCGGCGGCGCTGTGGCCGAAGGACTGCGGCTCCCGATCGGCGGCCGGATGAACGTGGCCAACGCGCTCGGCGTGGCGGTGCTGCTCGGCGAGTTCGGCCTCGGTGCGGGCGAGATCGCGCGCGGGCTCGAATCGTTTCGCGGCGTGGTGCGCCGCCAGGATTTGCTCGGCGAGGCGCGCGGCGTCGCCGTGGTCGACGACTTCGCGCATCATCCGACCGCGATCCGCGCGACCCTCGCGGCGATCGCCGAGCGCTTCGCCGGCCGGCGCATCCTGGCCGCCTTCGAGCCGCGCTCCAACACCGCCCGGCGCAACGTCTTCCAGGCCGAGTTCGCCGCCGCCTTCGATCGCGCCGCGCGCGTCTACCTGGCGCCGGTCTATTTCAAAGACAACGATCCGATTCCCGAGGGCGGGCGCCTCTCGGTCGAAGAACTCGCGGCCGCGATCGGACGCCGCGGACCGGCCGCATTCGCCTGCGCCTCGACCGACGACATCCTAGCGCGGATACTCGCCGACGCGTACGCCGGCGACGTCGCGCTCATCATGTCCAACGGACCGTTCGACAATCTGAAAGAGCGGCTGCTGTCCGCGCTCAAGACATCAGAGTAG
- a CDS encoding heavy metal translocating P-type ATPase produces MSKAETESAPSAAAQARAPMTDPVCGMKVDPATARHSHVHEAATYYFCCDGCRTKFATEPAKYLAAAAAPARAPMPAAAPGARGSYTCPMDPEVRADAPGPCPICGMALEAPLSAATPGALEYVCPMHPEVVQDHPGSCPKCGMALEPRTVTAEEPPNPELADMTRRLWVSAALALPLLALSMSDLLPAYPLRAAFDRSLTYLQLLLATPVVLWGAWPFFERGWRSLVSRHLNMFTLISLGVGIAYVYSVLAALFPGLLPPTAADASGMVPVYFESAAVITTLVLLGQVLELRARGRTAGAIRALLGLAPKTARRVGEGGVEEDVALARVAVGDLLRVRPGERVPTDGAVVEGGGAVDESMLTGEPFAVSKHPGDRVTGATVNTSGSFVMRAERIGADTLLAQIVRMVADAQRSRAPIQRLADAVASYFVPAVVICAALAFIVWLAAGPAPALAHAIVAAVAVLIIACPCALGLATPMSIMIATGRGAGAGVLVRDAEALERLEKVDTLVIDKTGTLTAGKPALTAAAAALPQFDECEMLRLAASVERLSEHPIAAAIVAGAAARSLKFADASEFRSLAGKGVSARVDGRKLIIGNAALLAENGIDPGELAPRAEEMRRDGVTVMFVAIDGRAAGLLGVADPVKDSAAAALGALRAAGVRIVMLTGDSRLTAEAVARRLGIDEVHAEVLPQRKAEVVREIKQKGGVVAMAGDGINDAPALAAADVGIAMGTGTDVAMESAGVTLVRGDLRGIVRAVHLSRATMSNIRQNLFFAFVYNTIGIPIAAGVLYPWFGLMLNPMIASAAMSLSSVSVITNALRLRALRL; encoded by the coding sequence ATGAGTAAGGCCGAAACAGAGAGCGCGCCGTCCGCGGCGGCGCAAGCGCGCGCGCCGATGACCGACCCGGTGTGCGGGATGAAGGTGGATCCCGCAACGGCGCGCCATTCGCACGTTCACGAGGCTGCAACTTATTACTTCTGCTGCGACGGCTGCCGCACCAAATTCGCCACCGAGCCGGCGAAGTATCTCGCCGCCGCGGCGGCGCCAGCGCGCGCGCCGATGCCCGCGGCCGCGCCCGGCGCAAGGGGCTCCTACACCTGCCCGATGGATCCCGAGGTGCGCGCCGATGCTCCCGGTCCGTGCCCTATATGCGGGATGGCGCTCGAGGCGCCGCTTTCGGCGGCAACGCCCGGCGCGCTCGAGTACGTTTGCCCGATGCATCCTGAGGTCGTCCAGGATCATCCAGGGAGTTGTCCGAAGTGCGGGATGGCCCTGGAGCCGCGGACGGTCACCGCGGAAGAACCGCCCAATCCCGAACTTGCCGACATGACGCGGCGCTTGTGGGTGAGCGCGGCGCTCGCGCTGCCCTTGCTGGCGCTCTCGATGTCGGATCTGCTACCGGCCTACCCGCTGAGGGCCGCGTTTGACCGGTCGCTTACCTATCTTCAGCTGTTGCTCGCGACCCCGGTGGTGCTGTGGGGCGCGTGGCCGTTCTTCGAGCGCGGATGGCGCTCGCTCGTCAGTCGCCATCTCAACATGTTCACGCTGATCTCGCTCGGTGTTGGGATCGCCTACGTCTATAGCGTCCTCGCCGCGCTTTTTCCCGGCCTGCTTCCGCCTACGGCGGCGGATGCGTCAGGGATGGTGCCCGTCTATTTCGAATCCGCCGCGGTAATCACCACGCTGGTGCTGCTTGGCCAGGTGCTCGAACTCCGCGCGCGCGGCCGCACCGCGGGCGCGATCCGCGCGCTGCTTGGGCTGGCGCCGAAGACCGCGCGTCGCGTGGGCGAGGGCGGCGTCGAGGAGGACGTCGCGCTGGCAAGGGTCGCCGTAGGCGATCTTCTCCGTGTGCGCCCGGGCGAGCGCGTACCGACCGACGGCGCGGTGGTCGAGGGCGGGGGCGCGGTTGACGAATCGATGCTCACCGGCGAGCCGTTCGCGGTGAGCAAGCACCCGGGCGATCGCGTTACGGGCGCCACGGTCAACACAAGCGGCAGTTTCGTGATGCGCGCCGAACGCATCGGCGCCGACACGCTGCTCGCGCAGATCGTGCGGATGGTCGCCGACGCGCAGCGCAGCCGCGCGCCGATCCAGCGTCTGGCCGACGCGGTCGCGAGCTATTTCGTTCCCGCCGTGGTGATTTGCGCGGCGCTCGCCTTCATCGTATGGCTTGCCGCCGGGCCGGCGCCCGCGCTCGCGCACGCGATCGTCGCCGCGGTCGCCGTGCTGATCATCGCGTGCCCCTGCGCGCTGGGACTGGCGACGCCGATGTCGATCATGATCGCGACCGGACGCGGCGCCGGCGCGGGCGTGCTGGTGCGCGACGCCGAGGCGCTGGAGCGCCTTGAGAAGGTCGATACGCTGGTCATCGACAAGACCGGCACGTTGACGGCCGGCAAGCCGGCGCTTACCGCCGCCGCCGCCGCACTTCCGCAGTTCGACGAGTGCGAAATGCTGCGGCTCGCCGCGTCGGTCGAGCGCCTGAGCGAGCATCCGATCGCCGCGGCGATCGTCGCGGGCGCGGCGGCGCGCTCGCTCAAATTCGCGGACGCCTCCGAATTTCGCTCGCTTGCCGGCAAGGGCGTGAGCGCCCGCGTCGACGGCCGCAAGCTGATCATCGGCAATGCCGCGCTGCTTGCGGAGAACGGAATCGATCCCGGCGAGCTTGCGCCGCGCGCCGAGGAAATGCGCCGCGATGGCGTCACCGTGATGTTCGTCGCGATTGATGGCCGCGCGGCCGGACTGCTCGGCGTTGCCGATCCCGTTAAAGATAGCGCCGCCGCCGCGCTCGGCGCGCTGCGTGCCGCGGGCGTGCGAATCGTGATGCTGACCGGCGACAGCCGCCTCACCGCCGAGGCCGTCGCGCGCCGCCTCGGGATCGACGAAGTTCACGCCGAAGTGCTGCCCCAGCGCAAGGCCGAGGTCGTGCGCGAGATTAAGCAAAAAGGGGGCGTGGTCGCGATGGCCGGCGACGGGATCAACGACGCGCCGGCGCTGGCGGCGGCCGACGTAGGAATTGCTATGGGCACTGGCACCGACGTCGCGATGGAGAGCGCGGGCGTGACGCTGGTGCGCGGCGATCTGCGCGGGATTGTGCGCGCGGTGCATCTCAGCCGCGCGACCATGAGCAACATTCGCCAGAACCTCTTCTTCGCTTTCGTTTACAACACGATCGGAATCCCGATCGCGGCCGGCGTGCTTTATCCCTGGTTCGGGCTGATGCTCAATCCGATGATCGCGAGCGCCGCGATGAGCCTGAGCTCGGTCTCGGTCATCACCAACGCGCTGCGCCTGCGAGCGCTCAGGCTCTAA
- a CDS encoding serine hydrolase domain-containing protein, producing MGWREVEQAFADAVERGVIPGATLIVRRGADVVFEGAFGHRALVPERSPMKMETVFDLSSLTKPLATTVAVMMLVRENKLRLNDRVTRFFHNFGVHDKSHVTFRHVLAHCSGLAAWRPFFQQVAQIEKNGKVNFMASHGAKEWVYEEIHREKPEAPPATRTIYSDLNFMLLGEAVERVAGTPLNRFCRERIFRPLGIRATDFIDISLVRSRRLEPVPEMFAPTSFCAFRKRLLVGEVDDENAYAMGGVAGHAGLFAPVRDVDRIVQELLACYGGRSDWLPQKIVREFWTRDTTVNGSTWALGWDTPSPQYSSSGRHFSPAAVGHLGFTGTSIWIEPERAISVSLLTNRVHPRRDNQAIRDFRPRIHDLIMEAIDAGK from the coding sequence TTGGGATGGCGTGAGGTCGAGCAGGCGTTTGCCGACGCGGTCGAGCGTGGAGTGATCCCCGGCGCTACCCTGATCGTGCGCCGCGGTGCGGACGTCGTTTTCGAGGGCGCCTTCGGCCATCGCGCGCTCGTGCCCGAGCGTTCGCCGATGAAGATGGAAACCGTATTCGATCTCTCGTCGTTGACCAAGCCGCTCGCGACGACGGTGGCCGTGATGATGCTGGTGCGCGAGAACAAGCTGCGCCTGAACGACCGCGTGACGCGCTTTTTTCACAACTTCGGCGTCCACGACAAGAGCCACGTCACCTTTCGCCATGTACTGGCGCATTGCTCTGGGCTTGCCGCGTGGCGACCGTTTTTTCAGCAGGTGGCGCAGATCGAGAAGAACGGCAAGGTCAATTTCATGGCCAGCCACGGCGCCAAGGAATGGGTCTACGAGGAAATTCATCGCGAGAAGCCCGAAGCGCCGCCCGCCACCAGGACGATTTACTCCGACCTCAACTTCATGCTGCTCGGCGAGGCGGTCGAGCGCGTCGCCGGGACGCCGCTCAACCGCTTCTGCCGCGAACGCATCTTCCGCCCCCTCGGCATCCGCGCGACGGATTTCATCGATATTTCGCTGGTGCGCTCGCGCCGGCTCGAGCCGGTACCCGAGATGTTCGCCCCGACGTCGTTCTGCGCCTTCCGCAAACGGCTCCTGGTCGGCGAAGTGGATGATGAAAACGCGTATGCGATGGGCGGCGTGGCGGGACATGCGGGTCTGTTCGCGCCGGTGCGCGACGTCGATCGGATCGTCCAGGAGTTGCTCGCCTGCTATGGCGGACGCTCCGATTGGCTGCCGCAGAAGATCGTGCGCGAGTTCTGGACCCGCGACACCACGGTCAACGGTTCGACCTGGGCGCTCGGATGGGACACGCCGTCGCCGCAGTATTCGAGTTCGGGGCGGCATTTCTCGCCGGCCGCCGTCGGCCATCTCGGCTTTACCGGCACCTCGATCTGGATCGAGCCCGAGCGCGCGATCTCGGTCTCGCTGCTGACCAACCGGGTGCATCCGCGGCGCGACAACCAGGCGATTCGCGACTTCCGTCCGCGAATCCACGATCTCATCATGGAAGCGATAGATGCCGGGAAGTAG
- a CDS encoding LD-carboxypeptidase gives MSRSRTKPRALKPGDTIGVVAPASAIDRGHLERGVAALERLGFRVKVSSHALDRAAIVAGPDEVRARELQAFFADPAVDAIFAARGGYGAGRILPLLDFAAIARTPKIFMGFSDATFILNALVGRAGMVCFHGPMVAMDFARGVGEAALDHLRRLLEGETASFELPARTALRAGVAEGEVVGGCLSMVAAAIGTPYMPPLDGAILFLEDTGEKAYRIDRMLVQLGQAGVLARVAAVVFGALRPPEGSEAERRLIDECVAEQSARLDCPVLAGIEAGHGSANFTIPFGVRARVDAAARRLSFLEPAVADRGDRFGMA, from the coding sequence GTGAGCCGTTCAAGAACAAAGCCGCGTGCGCTCAAGCCCGGCGACACGATTGGAGTCGTCGCGCCCGCTTCCGCAATCGATCGCGGACATCTCGAGCGCGGCGTCGCAGCGCTCGAGCGCCTCGGGTTTCGGGTCAAGGTGTCAAGCCACGCGCTCGACCGCGCTGCGATCGTGGCCGGCCCCGATGAAGTTCGCGCGCGCGAATTGCAAGCCTTCTTTGCCGATCCTGCAGTCGATGCGATCTTCGCCGCGCGCGGCGGCTACGGCGCCGGACGGATCCTGCCGTTGCTCGACTTTGCGGCGATCGCGCGCACGCCGAAGATTTTCATGGGCTTTTCCGACGCGACCTTTATCCTTAACGCACTGGTGGGGCGGGCCGGGATGGTATGCTTTCACGGACCGATGGTCGCGATGGATTTCGCGCGCGGGGTTGGCGAGGCAGCGCTCGACCATCTGCGCCGCCTGCTTGAGGGCGAAACCGCGAGCTTCGAGTTGCCCGCGCGAACGGCGCTCAGAGCCGGCGTCGCCGAGGGCGAAGTCGTCGGCGGATGCCTTTCGATGGTGGCCGCGGCGATCGGTACTCCGTACATGCCGCCGCTCGACGGCGCGATACTTTTTTTGGAGGATACCGGCGAGAAAGCGTATAGAATCGACCGGATGCTGGTCCAGCTCGGACAGGCCGGCGTCCTCGCGCGGGTCGCCGCGGTGGTTTTCGGCGCATTGCGTCCGCCGGAGGGCAGCGAGGCGGAGCGCCGCCTGATCGATGAATGCGTTGCCGAACAATCGGCGCGTCTCGATTGCCCGGTGCTCGCGGGAATCGAGGCGGGCCATGGCAGCGCGAACTTCACGATTCCCTTCGGCGTGCGCGCGCGAGTCGACGCGGCGGCGCGGCGGCTCAGTTTCCTCGAGCCTGCCGTGGCGGATAGGGGAGATCGGTTTGGGATGGCGTGA
- the aroF gene encoding 3-deoxy-7-phosphoheptulonate synthase, which yields MIVVMKASATEAEIQAVVGMVEKLDYSAHIIRGVERTVVACVGEERGEQHQLGHLEAVAGVDRVMPVLRSFKLAAREVRPEGSRVNVGGVEIGGRRIAVIAGPCAVESEAQVEAAAAAVKAAGATLLRGGAFKPRTSPYSFQGMEDVGLRLLENAGRHVGLPVVTEIMDPHDIELVAEHADMLQVGARNAQNFSLLRRLGKIKKPVLLKRGMSTRLEEFLMAAEYILSAGNPDVVLCERGIRTFETATRNTLDLTAVPLLKQWTHLPVVVDPSHGTGIWSLVMPMALAGVAAGADGLLIEVHPNPETALSDGPQQLRPDRFAELMTALKAVAEAVGRTL from the coding sequence GTGATCGTCGTAATGAAAGCCAGCGCGACCGAGGCGGAGATTCAGGCCGTCGTCGGGATGGTCGAGAAGCTCGACTACAGCGCTCACATCATCCGCGGCGTCGAGCGCACGGTCGTCGCGTGCGTCGGTGAGGAGCGCGGCGAACAGCATCAACTCGGCCATCTCGAAGCCGTCGCGGGCGTCGATCGCGTGATGCCCGTGTTGCGCAGTTTCAAGCTCGCCGCGCGCGAGGTTCGTCCCGAGGGCTCACGCGTCAACGTGGGCGGGGTCGAAATCGGCGGCCGGCGTATCGCGGTGATCGCCGGGCCGTGCGCGGTTGAGAGCGAAGCGCAGGTCGAGGCGGCGGCTGCTGCGGTCAAGGCGGCGGGCGCGACGCTGCTGCGCGGCGGCGCATTCAAGCCGCGCACTTCTCCCTACTCGTTCCAGGGGATGGAGGACGTGGGGCTGAGACTGCTCGAAAACGCGGGGCGGCACGTGGGATTGCCGGTCGTTACCGAAATCATGGACCCGCACGATATCGAGCTGGTCGCCGAACACGCCGACATGCTGCAGGTGGGCGCGCGCAACGCGCAGAATTTTTCGCTCCTGCGGCGCCTCGGCAAGATCAAAAAACCCGTGCTGCTCAAGCGCGGGATGTCCACGCGGCTGGAAGAATTCCTGATGGCCGCGGAATATATCCTCTCCGCGGGAAATCCCGACGTCGTACTGTGCGAGCGCGGCATCCGGACCTTCGAGACCGCCACGCGCAACACACTCGACCTGACCGCCGTGCCGCTGCTCAAGCAATGGACGCACCTGCCGGTGGTCGTCGATCCCAGCCACGGCACCGGCATCTGGTCGCTGGTGATGCCGATGGCGCTGGCGGGGGTCGCGGCGGGCGCCGACGGCCTGTTGATCGAAGTCCATCCCAACCCTGAGACCGCACTCAGCGACGGTCCGCAGCAGTTGCGGCCCGATCGCTTTGCCGAATTGATGACCGCGCTCAAGGCCGTGGCCGAAGCGGTCGGCCGCACGCTGTGA
- a CDS encoding DNA repair exonuclease: MAPRPLRPLSIIHTSDVHLETDSFGSGPSGDALRERVRRSFSGVIDIANERSADLMLIVGDLFDSSRISEGALGFALGEIARAAMPVVMIPGNHDAHDERSLYANLGRELLPRNLHLILEPEGSLLDFPELETRIWGRALVEHTPDYRPLGGMPAPAPGRWNIALAHGFFTEEADGFRSSPITPAEIEASAYDYVALGHIHVFGDVSQGATRAAYCGTPAPLYASDNAGWVVRIGCVPGEPIALERLAVTP, translated from the coding sequence TTGGCCCCCAGACCGCTGCGACCGCTCAGCATCATCCATACCTCGGACGTCCATCTCGAGACCGACAGTTTCGGCAGCGGCCCGAGTGGCGACGCCCTGCGCGAGCGGGTGCGGCGGTCGTTCAGTGGCGTTATCGACATCGCCAACGAGCGGAGCGCCGATTTGATGCTGATCGTCGGCGATCTCTTCGATTCCAGCCGCATCAGCGAGGGTGCGCTCGGCTTCGCGCTCGGCGAGATCGCGCGCGCCGCGATGCCGGTGGTGATGATACCCGGCAATCATGACGCGCACGACGAGCGCTCGCTCTACGCCAACCTCGGCCGCGAGCTGCTGCCGCGCAATCTTCATCTGATCCTCGAGCCCGAGGGCTCGCTGCTCGACTTTCCCGAGCTCGAGACGCGTATCTGGGGCCGCGCGCTGGTCGAGCATACGCCGGATTACCGGCCGCTGGGCGGGATGCCCGCGCCGGCGCCGGGACGATGGAATATCGCGCTGGCGCACGGCTTCTTCACCGAGGAGGCCGACGGATTTCGCTCCTCGCCGATCACTCCGGCGGAGATCGAAGCGAGCGCCTACGACTACGTCGCGCTTGGCCATATCCACGTCTTCGGCGACGTCTCGCAGGGCGCGACGCGCGCCGCTTACTGCGGCACGCCGGCGCCGCTCTACGCGAGCGACAACGCCGGATGGGTCGTGCGGATCGGATGCGTCCCGGGCGAACCAATAGCGCTGGAGCGGCTCGCCGTCACGCCCTGA